Proteins found in one Lycium ferocissimum isolate CSIRO_LF1 chromosome 6, AGI_CSIRO_Lferr_CH_V1, whole genome shotgun sequence genomic segment:
- the LOC132060184 gene encoding chaperonin-like RBCX protein 1, chloroplastic yields the protein MEYSTAIVFSQLSLFPSTLQTETRAYTFKPWKQRTCQSTRFQCHKMYVPGFGTSPESTAAQHLHHFFNYIAVKIVAAQLQSYNPEAYEELREFLDKYSLNDGDKFCADLMRESPRHKNLALRILEVRSAYCKEDFEWDNLKRLSSKMVDDSNKKIMMDYIVDTSCTVEGKQIC from the exons ATGGAGTACTCAACAGCAATCGTGTTTTCGCAGCTCTCATTATTCCCCTCAACACTTCAAACAGAAACCAGAGCTTACACGTTCAAGCCATGGAAGCAGAGAACTTGCCAATCTACACGTTTCCAGTGTCACAAGATGTATGTCCCTG GATTTGGGACATCACCGGAATCCACAGCAGCCCAACATCTACACCATTTCTTCAATTATATTGCAGTTAAAATTGTTGCTGCGCAGCTTCAG AGCTACAATCCTGAGGCGTATGAGGAGCTGAGAGAGTTTCTGGATAAATACTCATTGAATGATGGGGATAAGTTTTGCGCAGATTTGATGAGGGAATCCCCAAGACATAAAAATCTAG CTTTGCGCATTTTAGAG GTTCGATCAGCATACTGTAAGGAAGATTTTGAATGGGATAATTTGAAGCGCCTCTCATCAAAG ATGGTGGATGATTCTAATAAAAAGATTATGATGGATTACATCGTGGATACTAGCTGCACGGTAGAAGGAAAGCAAATTTGCTAG
- the LOC132060185 gene encoding lysM domain receptor-like kinase 3 isoform X1 — MVFQENRRFELVLGILVALNILWVAKSQCSDDCDALASFYVWNGTNLTFISNSFSTTIKNILSYNPQITNPDIIRYQSRVNVPFSCGCVDGKFMGHQFGVKIRAGTTYPRIARLYYSNLTTVKNLQELNSYDPNNVPANSIVNVIVNCSCGNSRVSKDYGLFITYPLRPNENLVTVANEFNLPQKLLEDYNPEANFSRGSGLVFIPGKGISGGAIAGISVAAVSVVALLAVCLYLTFYRGRKTEEESFLHLEPYKHSSNKHVPGHGNFETSSEGGPLNKDASPEAPRITVDKSVEFSYDELASATDNFSTDYKIGQGGFASVYYGELRGEKAAIKKMDMQATKEFLAELKVLTNVHHLNLVRLIGYCIEGSLFLVYEYVENGNLSQHLRLSKAPLPWSTRVQIALDAARGLEYIHEHTVPVYIHRDIKSANILINKNFRAKVADFGLTKLIEAEGGSLNTRVVGTFGYMAPEYGQFGDVSPKVDVYAFGVVLYELISAKQAIIRAGETAPESKGLVTMFEDVLDEVDPREGISKLIDPKLGDDYPLDSIWKVALLAKACTNENPQLRPSMRSIVVALMTISSSSADWNIAGFYENQGLAHLMLGR, encoded by the exons AtggtttttcaagaaaatagaaGGTTTGAGTTAGTTTTAGGCATTTTAGTAGCACTAAATATTTTGTGGGTGGCTAAATCTCAGTGCAGTGATGATTGTGATGCACTAGCTTCATTTTATGTATGGAATGGTACAAACCTCACTTTCATATCTAATTCTTTTTCTACCACCATCAAGAATATTCTTAGTTATAACCCTCAGATAACAAATCCAGATATTATTCGATACCAAAGCAGAGTTAATGTTCCCTTCTCATGTGGCTGTGTTGATGGGAAATTCATGGGCCATCAGTTTGGTGTGAAGATCAGGGCTGGTACTACTTATCCAAGAATCGCCCGGCTTTATTATTCGAACCTTACAACAGTTAAAAATTTGCAGGAATTAAACAGTTATGATCCTAACAATGTTCCTGCAAATTCTATAGTAAATGTTATCGTGAACTGCTCTTGTGGGAATAGTCGTGTGTCAAAAGATTATGGACTATTTATAACTTATCCTCTTCGCCCTAATGAGAATTTGGTTACAGTAGCCAATGAGTTTAATCTACCACAGAAGTTGCTGGAAGACTATAATCCTGAAGCAAATTTCAGCAGGGGCAGTGGTCTGGTTTTCATTCCTGGAAAAG GAATCTCTGGTGGAGCAATAGCTGGCATATCGGTTGCAGCAGTTTCTGTTGTAGCCCTTTTAGCGGTTTGCCTCTATCTTACCTTTTATAGAGGCAGGAAAACAGAGGAAGAATCGTTTCTTCACTTGGAACCTTACAAACATAGTAGCAATAAGCATGTTCCTG GTCATGGAAATTTTGAGACTTCTTCAGAAGGGGGTCCTCTTAATAAGGATGCTTCTCCAGAGGCCCCAAGGATCACCGTGGATAAATCTGTGGAATTTTCATATGATGAACTTGCTAGTGCCACTGACAACTTCAGCACAGACTACAAGATTGGCCAAGGTGGTTTTGCATCTGTTTACTATGGAGAGTTAAGAGGCGAG AAAGCTGCTATCAAGAAAATGGATATGCAAGCAACAAAAGAGTTCCTTGCTGAGTTGAAGGTTTTGACCAATGTTCATCACTTGAACTTG GTACGTTTGATAGGATATTGCATTGAAGGATCTTTGTTCTTAGTATACGAATACGTTGAAAATGGAAACCTAAGCCAACACCTGCGTTTAA GTAAGGCACCATTGCCATGGTCTACCAGGGTGCAAATTGCTCTGGATGCAGCTAGAGGCCTAGAGTACATCCATGAACACACTGTTCCTGTTTACATCCATCGCGATATTAAATCAGCCAACATTTTGATCAACAAAAACTTCCGTGCGAAG GTTGCTGACTTTGGGCTTACAAAACTGATAGAAGCTGAAGGTGGTTCATTGAACACTCGTGTCGTTGGTACTTTTGGTTACATGGCCCCAGA GTATGGTCAGTTTGGTGATGTTTCTCCCAAAGTAGACGTATATGCATTTGGGGTGGTGCTTTATGAATTAATATCTGCTAAACAAGCTATTATAAGGGCTGGTGAAACTGCTCCTGAATCAAAGGGTCTTGTTACAATG TTTGAGGATGTGCTTGATGAGGTTGATCCTAGAGAAGGGATATCTAAATTGATAGATCCAAAACTTGGTGATGATTACCCCCTGGATTCAATCTGGAAG GTGGCTCTTCTTGCCAAGGCCTGCACAAATGAAAATCCACAATTGAGGCCAAGTATGAGGTCAATAGTAGTGGCTTTAATGACTATATCATCCTCAAGTGCAGATTGGAACATTGCTGGTTTTTATGAAAACCAGGGCCTTGCCCATCTCATGTTAGGAAGGTAA
- the LOC132060957 gene encoding lysM domain receptor-like kinase 3 — translation MSIRAKTLSLISLSFFLFIFSGEAKSCGNGCDMAIASYHSWPRSNLTHVSQIFNLTIPDILKYNPEITNQDSITSDTRINVPFSCDCINGDFLGHTFVYKTVFGDTYKRIATMAFANLTTEHWLKRVNNYDPTNIPDYAMINVTVNCSCGNGEVSDDYGLFATYPLRRGDNLTTVAVASGVPAELLEKFNPDLDFGSGLGIAFVPARDSHGNFPPLKTRSRGLSRGAIAGITVAAIFGATFFAVCLYFLFYRSKQIEEESFLQGSSDEHFNEHFRPPNLEKFTVSGPLFGVISPRPTGITVDKSVEFSYEELAKATNNFSMENKIGQGGFGLVFYGMLKGERAAIKKMDMQASKEFFAELKVLTHIHHLNLVRLIGYCVEGSLFLVYEYIENGNLGEHLRGSGRNPLSWSTRVQIALDAARGLEYIHEHTVPLYIHRDIKSANILIDKDFRAKVADFGLTKLTEVGSTSFHTRLVGTFGYMPPEYAQYGDVSPKVDVYAFGVVLYELISAKEAIVKTNEVITESKGLVALFEEVLNQTGARERLCKLVDSKLGDDYPLDSVCKVAQLAKACTHENPQLRPSMRSIVVALMTLSSSTEDWDIDSFYENQGLVHLMSGR, via the exons ATGAGCATTAGAGCAAAAACCCTTAGCCTCATTAGtcttagtttttttcttttcattttcagtGGTGAAGCCAAGTCATGTGGCAATGGTTGTGACATGGCTATAGCGTCGTACCATAGTTGGCCACGATCTAATTTAACTCATGTCAGTCAAATATTCAACCTGACAATTCCAGACATTCTTAAATACAATCCTGAAATTACAAACCAAGATAGTATCACTAGTGACACGAGGATTAATGTCCCATTTTCTTGTGATTGCATAAATGGTGATTTTTTAGGACATACTTTTGTATACAAAACTGTGTTTGGTGATACGTACAAAAGAATTGCTACTATGGCTTTTGCAAATCTTACGACGGAACATTGGCTCAAACGGGTAAACAATTATGACCCGACTAATATACCGGATTATGCCATGATCAATGTGACCGTGAATTGCTCGTGTGGCAATGGAGAAGTGTCTGATGATTATGGGTTGTTCGCCACGTACCCTCTTCGTCGGGGAGACAACTTAACGACGGTGGCTGTGGCGTCCGGTGTGCCAGCTGAGTTGCTGGAGAAGTTCAATCCGGATTTGGATTTTGGTTCCGGGTTAGGAATAGCGTTTGTGCCGGCAAGAG ATTCACATGGAAATTTTCCACCCTTGAAGACGAG GTCAAGAG GACTTTCACGTGGAGCCATTGCTGGCATAACAGTGGCAGCAATTTTTGGGGCTACCTTCTTTGCAGTTtgcctttattttttattttataggaGCAAGCAAATAGAGGAGGAATCATTTCTCCAAGGATCATCTGATGAACACTTCAATGAGCACTTCC GTCCTCCAAATTTGGAGAAATTTACAGTATCAGGTCCTTTGTTTGGTGTTATTTCTCCAAGGCCGACAGGGATCACAGTGGATAAATCAGTGGAATTTTCATATGAGGAACTCGCTAAGGCTACAAATAACTTCAGCATGGAAAATAAGATTGGTCAAGGTGGCTTTGGATTAGTCTTTTATGGAATGTTAAAAGGCGAG AGAGCAGCAATTAAGAAAATGGATATGCAAGCATCCAAAGAATTCTTTGCTGAGTTGAAAGTCTTAACACATATTCATCACTTGAACTTG GTACGCTTGATTGGATATTGTGTTGAAGGGTCTTTATTCTTAGTTTACGAATACATTGAAAATGGAAACCTTGGTGAACACTTGCGTGGATCAG GCCGGAATCCGTTATCGTGGTCTACTAGGGTGCAAATTGCTCTTGATGCAGCTAGAGGACTTGAATACATCCATGAGCATACTGTTCCTCTATACATCCACCGTGATATTAAATCTGCTAATATTTTGATTGACAAAGACTTCCGTGCAAAG GTAGCAGACTTTGGACTTACAAAGCTAACTGAAGTTGGAAGTACCTCTTTTCATACACGCCTTGTGGGTACTTTTGGTTACATGCCTCCAGA GTATGCTCAGTATGGTGATGTTTCCCCTAAAGTTGATGTCTATGCTTTTGGAGTAGTACTATATGAGCTAATATCTGCTAAAGAAGCTATTGTCAAGACGAATGAAGTTATAACCGAATCGAAAGGACTTGTTGCTTTG TTTGAGGAAGTTCTCAACCAGACTGGTGCCCGAGAACGGTTATGCAAATTGGTTGATTCCAAACTCGGAGATGACTATCCATTAGATTCAGTCTGCAAG GTGGCACAGCTTGCCAAGGCTTGCACACATGAAAATCCTCAGTTGAGACCTAGCATGAGGTCCATTGTTGTAGCTTTAATGACTCTATCATCCTCTACTGAAGATTGGGATATTGACTCCTTTTATGAAAATCAAGGCCTTGTCCATCTCATGTCAGGAAGGTAG
- the LOC132060185 gene encoding lysM domain receptor-like kinase 3 isoform X2, whose product MVFQENRRFELVLGILVALNILWVAKSQCSDDCDALASFYVWNGTNLTFISNSFSTTIKNILSYNPQITNPDIIRYQSRVNVPFSCGCVDGKFMGHQFGVKIRAGTTYPRIARLYYSNLTTVKNLQELNSYDPNNVPANSIVNVIVNCSCGNSRVSKDYGLFITYPLRPNENLVTVANEFNLPQKLLEDYNPEANFSRGSGLVFIPGKDQNGTYPPLRTSTSSKGISGGAIAGISVAAVSVVALLAVCLYLTFYRGRKTEEESFLHLEPYKHSSNKHVPGHGNFETSSEGGPLNKDASPEAPRITVDKSVEFSYDELASATDNFSTDYKIGQGGFASVYYGELRGEKAAIKKMDMQATKEFLAELKVLTNVHHLNLVRLIGYCIEGSLFLVYEYVENGNLSQHLRLSKAPLPWSTRVQIALDAARGLEYIHEHTVPVYIHRDIKSANILINKNFRAKVADFGLTKLIEAEGGSLNTRVVGTFGYMAPEYGQFGDVSPKVDVYAFGVVLYELISAKQAIIRAGETAPESKGLVTMFEDVLDEVDPREGISKLIDPKLGDDYPLDSIWKVALLAKACTNENPQLRPSMRSIVVALMTISSSSADWNIAGFYENQGLAHLMLGR is encoded by the exons AtggtttttcaagaaaatagaaGGTTTGAGTTAGTTTTAGGCATTTTAGTAGCACTAAATATTTTGTGGGTGGCTAAATCTCAGTGCAGTGATGATTGTGATGCACTAGCTTCATTTTATGTATGGAATGGTACAAACCTCACTTTCATATCTAATTCTTTTTCTACCACCATCAAGAATATTCTTAGTTATAACCCTCAGATAACAAATCCAGATATTATTCGATACCAAAGCAGAGTTAATGTTCCCTTCTCATGTGGCTGTGTTGATGGGAAATTCATGGGCCATCAGTTTGGTGTGAAGATCAGGGCTGGTACTACTTATCCAAGAATCGCCCGGCTTTATTATTCGAACCTTACAACAGTTAAAAATTTGCAGGAATTAAACAGTTATGATCCTAACAATGTTCCTGCAAATTCTATAGTAAATGTTATCGTGAACTGCTCTTGTGGGAATAGTCGTGTGTCAAAAGATTATGGACTATTTATAACTTATCCTCTTCGCCCTAATGAGAATTTGGTTACAGTAGCCAATGAGTTTAATCTACCACAGAAGTTGCTGGAAGACTATAATCCTGAAGCAAATTTCAGCAGGGGCAGTGGTCTGGTTTTCATTCCTGGAAAAG ATCAAAATGGAACTTATCCACCATTAAGGACTTCTACAAG CTCAAAAG GAATCTCTGGTGGAGCAATAGCTGGCATATCGGTTGCAGCAGTTTCTGTTGTAGCCCTTTTAGCGGTTTGCCTCTATCTTACCTTTTATAGAGGCAGGAAAACAGAGGAAGAATCGTTTCTTCACTTGGAACCTTACAAACATAGTAGCAATAAGCATGTTCCTG GTCATGGAAATTTTGAGACTTCTTCAGAAGGGGGTCCTCTTAATAAGGATGCTTCTCCAGAGGCCCCAAGGATCACCGTGGATAAATCTGTGGAATTTTCATATGATGAACTTGCTAGTGCCACTGACAACTTCAGCACAGACTACAAGATTGGCCAAGGTGGTTTTGCATCTGTTTACTATGGAGAGTTAAGAGGCGAG AAAGCTGCTATCAAGAAAATGGATATGCAAGCAACAAAAGAGTTCCTTGCTGAGTTGAAGGTTTTGACCAATGTTCATCACTTGAACTTG GTACGTTTGATAGGATATTGCATTGAAGGATCTTTGTTCTTAGTATACGAATACGTTGAAAATGGAAACCTAAGCCAACACCTGCGTTTAA GTAAGGCACCATTGCCATGGTCTACCAGGGTGCAAATTGCTCTGGATGCAGCTAGAGGCCTAGAGTACATCCATGAACACACTGTTCCTGTTTACATCCATCGCGATATTAAATCAGCCAACATTTTGATCAACAAAAACTTCCGTGCGAAG GTTGCTGACTTTGGGCTTACAAAACTGATAGAAGCTGAAGGTGGTTCATTGAACACTCGTGTCGTTGGTACTTTTGGTTACATGGCCCCAGA GTATGGTCAGTTTGGTGATGTTTCTCCCAAAGTAGACGTATATGCATTTGGGGTGGTGCTTTATGAATTAATATCTGCTAAACAAGCTATTATAAGGGCTGGTGAAACTGCTCCTGAATCAAAGGGTCTTGTTACAATG TTTGAGGATGTGCTTGATGAGGTTGATCCTAGAGAAGGGATATCTAAATTGATAGATCCAAAACTTGGTGATGATTACCCCCTGGATTCAATCTGGAAG GTGGCTCTTCTTGCCAAGGCCTGCACAAATGAAAATCCACAATTGAGGCCAAGTATGAGGTCAATAGTAGTGGCTTTAATGACTATATCATCCTCAAGTGCAGATTGGAACATTGCTGGTTTTTATGAAAACCAGGGCCTTGCCCATCTCATGTTAGGAAGGTAA